In Flammeovirgaceae bacterium 311, one DNA window encodes the following:
- a CDS encoding prephenate dehydrogenase (COG0287 Prephenate dehydrogenase), with translation MKRITIVGLGLIGGSVAKEIAQVKSGLDLIGVEANPAHAEEALSLGLVHKVLPLQEAVRQSDVVVLAIPVNAITRILPEMLDILAPEAVVIDLGSTKSQLCAAVKEHPKRGQYVAAHPIAGTENTGPKAAFVGLFRGKINIICEQEKSSPQALAIAAELFDILGMNTTYMSPEQHDRQLAYTSHLSHVSAFMLSTTVMKKGEEEEDLFALAGSGFASAVRLAKSSPAMWAPIAEQNVEYLNQALSEYIAQLQRFQRHLQNKDIPGLFELMKEANNISPLLDRISKSHPIK, from the coding sequence ATGAAACGCATAACGATTGTTGGTCTGGGCCTGATTGGAGGATCAGTTGCAAAAGAAATAGCCCAGGTAAAAAGTGGGCTGGACCTGATAGGGGTAGAGGCTAACCCTGCTCATGCCGAAGAAGCGCTCTCTCTGGGACTGGTCCATAAAGTGCTCCCCCTGCAGGAGGCGGTGCGGCAGTCTGATGTGGTGGTGCTGGCCATACCGGTTAATGCCATTACCAGAATTCTGCCGGAGATGCTGGACATTCTGGCACCGGAAGCAGTGGTGATTGACCTGGGCTCCACCAAAAGCCAGCTTTGTGCAGCAGTAAAAGAACATCCGAAGCGGGGGCAGTACGTAGCGGCACATCCCATTGCCGGTACGGAAAATACCGGCCCGAAAGCAGCATTTGTAGGCTTGTTCAGGGGAAAAATCAATATTATCTGTGAGCAGGAAAAATCATCTCCCCAGGCACTTGCCATCGCGGCAGAGCTTTTTGATATCCTGGGCATGAACACCACCTACATGAGCCCGGAGCAGCACGACCGGCAGCTGGCTTATACCTCGCACCTCTCGCACGTAAGTGCGTTTATGCTAAGCACCACAGTAATGAAAAAAGGAGAGGAAGAAGAAGACCTATTTGCCCTGGCAGGTAGTGGTTTTGCATCTGCCGTTCGCCTGGCAAAAAGCTCGCCTGCCATGTGGGCGCCTATTGCCGAGCAGAATGTGGAGTACCTGAACCAGGCCTTAAGCGAATACATTGCCCAGTTGCAGCGCTTTCAGCGCCACCTGCAAAATAAAGATATTCCCGGGCTTTTTGAGCTTATGAAAGAAGCTAACAACATCAGTCCCCTGCTGGACAGAATCTCCAAAAGCCATCCAATTAAGTAG
- a CDS encoding F420-dependent oxidoreductase (COG2141 Coenzyme F420-dependent N5,N10-methylene tetrahydromethanopterin reductase and related flavin-dependent oxidoreductases), translating into MIKIGYHASHEQFSPSYLLKMVIMAEQAGFKAALSSDHIHPWSEKQGESAFAWSWLGAAMQATSLEYGVVNAPGQRYHPAIIAQAAATLEEMFPNRFWLCQGSGQALNEAITGDKWPTKEERNARLLECVEITRALWRGERVSHYGFVTVEESQLYTLPKTPPAVIGAAITPKTAAWMGDWTDGLITISKPKEELQKVVDAYRSNGGEDKPMILKLHMSYHADEQKARSGAFEQWKTNILGDKLQADLKSPEQLEQAAKYVRPEDVEQHVHITSSPGKIVELVNMYAEMGFEKIILHNVNLEQEQFIRAFGEKIQPQLKGLTQA; encoded by the coding sequence ATGATTAAGATAGGATACCACGCATCGCACGAACAGTTTAGTCCCAGCTATCTGCTGAAAATGGTGATAATGGCAGAACAGGCCGGTTTCAAAGCAGCACTTTCTTCAGACCATATCCATCCCTGGAGCGAAAAGCAGGGCGAATCTGCTTTTGCCTGGAGCTGGCTGGGAGCTGCTATGCAGGCAACTTCCCTGGAGTATGGTGTGGTTAATGCACCGGGTCAGCGCTACCATCCGGCCATCATTGCCCAGGCTGCTGCCACCCTGGAGGAGATGTTCCCTAACCGTTTCTGGCTTTGCCAGGGGAGCGGACAGGCCCTGAACGAGGCCATCACCGGCGACAAATGGCCAACCAAAGAAGAGCGTAATGCACGTTTGCTGGAATGTGTGGAAATTACCCGGGCCCTGTGGCGGGGTGAGCGTGTGAGTCATTATGGCTTTGTAACCGTAGAAGAATCACAGCTGTACACCCTGCCCAAAACACCGCCTGCCGTAATAGGAGCCGCCATTACCCCAAAAACCGCCGCCTGGATGGGAGACTGGACCGATGGCCTTATTACCATTTCCAAACCTAAAGAAGAGCTACAGAAGGTAGTAGATGCTTACAGAAGCAACGGGGGTGAAGATAAACCCATGATCCTGAAGCTGCATATGTCCTATCACGCCGATGAGCAGAAAGCCAGGAGCGGTGCTTTTGAACAATGGAAAACAAATATACTGGGCGATAAACTGCAGGCCGACCTGAAATCTCCTGAACAGTTAGAACAGGCAGCAAAATATGTACGGCCTGAAGATGTGGAGCAGCACGTGCACATCACCTCCAGCCCAGGTAAAATTGTAGAACTGGTTAATATGTATGCAGAAATGGGCTTTGAAAAAATTATTCTGCATAATGTAAACCTGGAACAGGAACAGTTTATCCGGGCCTTTGGAGAAAAAATTCAGCCTCAGCTAAAGGGCCTGACACAGGCTTAA